The following proteins come from a genomic window of Thermoproteus sp.:
- a CDS encoding G1 family glutamic endopeptidase has protein sequence MDKRYVLLTAMMAVVLAAYVAYGLSYIHVVSRPAVVVKHIKGAAYSLNWAGYVVSGQAGAVTSVAGSFVVPSLTCTKQTTYVALWAGLDGYNDNTVEQAGILGECSGGKPIYEAWYEFYPSPSVPISGLTVQPGDRVYVNVTYLGNGQFAITMVIYETNGKVESYSVTGTEPSAQLSSAECILERPTVNGQLTALANFGTAYFGQDYTSIGGTCYARVNGVVAPFGSLSAIQLVMVSSSGKILAQPSSLTGDGSSFTVTFVNSR, from the coding sequence ATGGACAAAAGATATGTACTACTAACGGCAATGATGGCGGTTGTCTTAGCCGCATATGTCGCCTACGGCCTGTCTTATATACACGTGGTATCGCGCCCCGCCGTAGTCGTTAAGCACATCAAGGGGGCCGCGTATTCGCTCAACTGGGCTGGCTATGTGGTCTCCGGCCAGGCTGGCGCTGTGACGAGCGTCGCTGGGTCGTTTGTGGTGCCCAGCCTAACTTGTACGAAACAGACTACCTATGTGGCGCTGTGGGCTGGGCTCGACGGCTATAACGACAACACTGTGGAACAAGCCGGAATTCTCGGCGAATGTAGCGGCGGGAAGCCGATATACGAGGCTTGGTACGAGTTCTACCCCTCGCCGTCGGTGCCCATAAGCGGTCTGACCGTCCAGCCGGGAGATAGGGTCTACGTCAACGTGACCTATCTAGGCAACGGACAGTTCGCAATAACCATGGTGATATACGAAACCAACGGCAAGGTGGAAAGCTACAGCGTGACGGGCACCGAGCCTAGTGCCCAGCTCTCGTCGGCCGAATGCATCCTCGAAAGGCCTACTGTCAACGGACAGCTGACGGCGCTGGCCAATTTCGGCACGGCGTACTTCGGGCAGGACTACACCTCGATAGGCGGGACTTGCTACGCCAGAGTAAACGGCGTCGTGGCCCCCTTCGGCTCCCTCTCGGCTATACAGCTAGTCATGGTCAGCAGTAGCGGCAAGATCCTCGCACAGCCGAGTAGCCTAACCGGAGACGGGTCGAGCTTCACCGTGACCTTCGTGAACTCGAGATAG
- a CDS encoding DUF1286 domain-containing protein — translation MMLRTHYTFSAGLLALALAALFRPPLYETLTVALLVSATANSVIDMLGHKGGRRTPLTHTVPRSVAWGLASSLLAAVVVPKALPLALAAGAIAGPSHMLLDVITEHGIYVKRNGHWRRLALAHIRYNNPLANLALTLLGVLFLVLAILI, via the coding sequence ATGATGTTGAGGACTCACTATACCTTCTCGGCGGGGCTCCTCGCGTTGGCGCTGGCGGCGCTATTCCGCCCCCCGCTCTACGAGACGCTGACCGTGGCCCTCCTCGTGTCGGCCACAGCGAATTCCGTAATCGACATGTTGGGGCACAAAGGCGGGAGGAGGACGCCTCTGACCCACACAGTCCCGAGGTCCGTAGCCTGGGGTCTCGCCTCGTCGCTTCTAGCCGCGGTGGTCGTGCCTAAGGCCCTGCCTTTGGCCCTAGCCGCAGGGGCGATCGCAGGGCCGAGCCACATGCTCCTAGACGTAATTACAGAGCACGGCATATATGTGAAGAGGAATGGGCATTGGCGGAGGCTCGCCTTGGCCCACATAAGGTACAACAACCCCCTCGCCAACCTCGCACTTACGCTACTCGGCGTTTTGTTCTTAGTCCTGGCTATACTTATCTAA
- a CDS encoding SRPBCC family protein, with translation MSVRFRVERRVDDVEGVWRRLSKLEDMPKYWSGHRQVEVLGRSGGVVSLRVKFAFPGPLNEGYAEASIDEIKREVLINYVRGPFTGVVKNYVRDGLLASEWDISLSPLFVLFKPWISSHFKKGAQHALDRLAQAQTEA, from the coding sequence ATGTCGGTTAGGTTTAGGGTTGAGCGTAGAGTGGACGATGTTGAGGGGGTCTGGCGCCGTCTGTCGAAACTTGAGGACATGCCTAAGTACTGGAGCGGCCATAGGCAGGTGGAGGTGTTGGGCCGGAGTGGGGGCGTGGTTTCTCTGAGGGTCAAATTTGCCTTTCCGGGGCCCCTCAACGAGGGTTACGCCGAGGCCTCTATTGATGAGATCAAGAGGGAAGTCTTGATCAACTACGTGAGGGGACCCTTTACGGGCGTCGTGAAGAACTACGTGAGGGACGGCTTGTTGGCCAGCGAGTGGGACATATCGCTGAGCCCCCTCTTCGTCTTGTTCAAGCCTTGGATCTCCTCCCACTTCAAGAAGGGGGCCCAACACGCATTGGACCGACTGGCTCAGGCCCAGACCGAGGCGTAG
- a CDS encoding alanine--glyoxylate aminotransferase family protein: MRHYTDRFILTPGPTEIPHRVRAALIKKTTNPDLDPEFLKLYNSVRAKLKRLIGADRADLYVWVGEAMLGLDAAVANTVREGTKVLVVDNGVYGEGFADLVRLYGGRPITLGLDWRRPVDLHAVERALEVNKDIEVVTLVHCDTPSAIFNDLREAGKIVRSFGPLLIVDAVSSVGAAEIKFDDWGVDILIGGSQKALNAPAGLTIFAVSERAWERFKSVGRPSFYMNPMLWRDMLDGRGVFPYTFSDVLLYALDESLNLLFEEGLDSVFSRHEAARRAARAALEAMRLEPYPLDVACTCPSVSAFLAPAGINPADIRRLAWEKYGVMIAGSWGKLENSVLRIGHMGVQASYAYLSLAFTALGKALADLGYKADIGAAVEALSSKF; this comes from the coding sequence ATGCGGCACTATACGGATCGGTTCATATTGACGCCCGGCCCCACAGAGATCCCACATAGGGTCAGAGCCGCGTTGATCAAAAAGACCACTAACCCCGACCTAGACCCCGAATTCCTCAAGCTCTATAATTCAGTCAGGGCCAAATTAAAGCGTTTAATTGGCGCCGATAGGGCCGACCTCTACGTCTGGGTTGGAGAGGCCATGTTGGGCCTCGACGCCGCTGTGGCCAATACCGTGAGGGAGGGGACTAAGGTCTTGGTGGTGGACAACGGCGTGTATGGCGAGGGCTTTGCGGATTTAGTGAGGCTCTACGGCGGGAGGCCCATAACTCTAGGTCTTGACTGGCGGAGGCCGGTTGACCTCCACGCAGTCGAGAGGGCGCTTGAGGTGAACAAGGACATAGAGGTCGTGACGTTAGTCCATTGCGATACCCCGTCGGCTATATTTAACGACTTGAGGGAGGCGGGCAAGATAGTGAGGAGCTTCGGGCCTTTGTTGATAGTCGACGCGGTGTCGAGCGTAGGGGCCGCCGAGATCAAATTCGACGATTGGGGCGTCGATATCTTGATTGGAGGTAGCCAGAAGGCCTTGAACGCGCCGGCTGGTTTGACCATATTCGCAGTGAGCGAGAGGGCTTGGGAGCGCTTCAAGTCTGTGGGACGTCCGTCTTTCTATATGAACCCCATGTTGTGGAGAGACATGTTGGACGGGCGCGGGGTCTTCCCGTACACCTTCTCCGATGTGCTCCTCTACGCCTTAGACGAGAGCCTCAATCTCCTCTTCGAGGAGGGGCTGGACTCGGTCTTCTCCCGACATGAGGCAGCAAGGAGGGCCGCCCGGGCGGCCCTAGAGGCCATGAGGCTGGAGCCCTACCCCTTGGACGTCGCTTGTACCTGTCCCTCGGTCTCCGCCTTCTTGGCGCCAGCGGGCATAAATCCGGCCGATATCAGACGCCTAGCCTGGGAGAAATACGGGGTTATGATCGCCGGCAGTTGGGGCAAACTCGAAAATTCTGTGTTGAGGATAGGGCATATGGGGGTCCAAGCCTCCTACGCCTATCTATCTCTTGCATTTACCGCTTTGGGGAAGGCGCTGGCTGATCTGGGATATAAGGCCGATATAGGAGCCGCCGTTGAGGCTCTCTCCTCTAAATTTTAA
- a CDS encoding MFS transporter has translation MRRLSATYLPVLIARIGSGAGAAVTSFLFPGQEIAVGSILAVYPLLEALGSFVAGRFADRFGRRPAMILGYLARLAAVALMYPALLFNSGPLVVGVLNAAAGFFTAFILVSSLAMVTDLTEVSNRGLGMGAFELSNLGGYAVGYIVGAGLFQALGGALSFAALAALTAAATPLVLIMAETAPMKGFEIPLNPFKGLPPRTWPAIPLWFALTTFIGMGIYSGRAIANALSATSKLAHLQSGLLLAGALVVVGLGAIIFGRLSDKWGRERTLNLGIAGVMSALVMLALLLSLNVDPLKAVAAASPLVFLASAIAPSVLAIVGDEALMSMRGTAMGLYSVVLGVGMAIGAMLGAVSAVRSGLVGIVLAALLVFSTATILYGALRVAVKRSSRREPADRQ, from the coding sequence ATGAGGCGCCTTTCGGCCACCTACCTGCCTGTATTGATCGCGCGTATTGGGTCGGGCGCGGGCGCGGCGGTTACATCATTCTTGTTTCCAGGCCAGGAGATCGCCGTAGGCTCGATTCTCGCCGTATATCCCCTCCTGGAGGCTCTAGGCTCCTTTGTGGCTGGCAGGTTCGCCGATAGGTTCGGCAGGAGGCCCGCCATGATTCTGGGCTATCTCGCCAGGCTTGCGGCTGTGGCGTTGATGTACCCGGCCCTTTTGTTCAACTCGGGGCCTTTAGTCGTCGGCGTGTTGAATGCGGCGGCCGGCTTCTTCACGGCGTTTATACTCGTCTCGTCGCTGGCCATGGTGACAGACCTGACCGAGGTCTCTAATCGGGGCCTGGGCATGGGCGCTTTCGAGTTGAGCAACCTAGGCGGCTATGCGGTGGGCTATATAGTGGGCGCCGGCCTCTTTCAAGCTCTTGGCGGCGCCCTGTCGTTTGCGGCGCTTGCGGCACTCACAGCGGCGGCCACTCCCCTGGTCCTGATCATGGCCGAGACGGCCCCCATGAAGGGCTTCGAGATACCTCTCAACCCCTTTAAGGGCCTTCCCCCCAGGACTTGGCCCGCAATACCGCTCTGGTTCGCTCTGACCACATTTATAGGGATGGGGATATACTCGGGGCGCGCCATAGCCAACGCCCTCTCGGCTACCTCCAAACTCGCGCACCTCCAGTCGGGGCTCTTGCTGGCCGGCGCGCTGGTAGTGGTGGGACTGGGCGCCATCATCTTCGGGAGACTTTCAGACAAGTGGGGCAGGGAGAGGACCCTGAATTTAGGCATAGCTGGCGTCATGTCGGCCCTCGTGATGCTCGCCTTGTTGCTTTCACTTAACGTGGACCCCCTAAAGGCGGTAGCCGCGGCGTCGCCTTTAGTCTTCTTGGCGTCGGCCATAGCGCCGTCTGTGTTGGCCATCGTCGGCGACGAGGCCCTTATGTCCATGAGGGGGACCGCCATGGGCCTATACAGCGTGGTCCTAGGTGTCGGGATGGCCATAGGCGCGATGCTCGGCGCCGTCTCGGCGGTGAGGTCTGGACTCGTCGGCATAGTGCTGGCCGCGCTCCTGGTCTTCTCGACGGCGACGATCCTCTACGGCGCCCTGCGCGTAGCCGTCAAGAGGTCTTCACGTAGAGAACCCGCCGATAGACAATAA
- a CDS encoding thermopsin family protease, with amino-acid sequence MGRKTAALIALLALISVLASLRIDSPSPAAVGIVDLGTCGPFSYNYTTDAVKGLVEIDQAEFYSSGANSTINAISIQLNVFAESDRTAYWAQNVLLLTEENGTYRIAVADYLFNISNYGVLEVRGSGNVVEYVTAGHKVSYYQSSTTLGGVTLPLRLGLMVVANGSSLYFYYYDGAHWVLYDVVTVGDRALKLYVGPGRELEFVLAGPREGYTAHVLKWEGKMELYYHADGGWYAPPCAYSGSRNAVTAERTSFVEGVSEYYDGSAVVQTAGRSDLGPLWTPSALVEPVPGGVAILLTPPDGRWELFVNGASVAGQTLQLRPGMYNITAVLYAGDFIVYRRVLYVKTS; translated from the coding sequence GTGGGCAGAAAGACGGCGGCGCTGATCGCTCTACTAGCGCTTATCTCCGTCCTCGCCTCGCTCCGTATAGACTCGCCGAGCCCTGCCGCCGTAGGCATCGTGGACCTCGGTACATGTGGCCCCTTCAGTTATAACTACACCACAGACGCCGTCAAGGGCCTCGTCGAGATAGACCAAGCAGAGTTCTACTCCAGCGGCGCCAATTCCACCATAAACGCCATATCGATACAGCTCAACGTCTTCGCCGAGTCGGACAGGACAGCCTATTGGGCCCAAAACGTCCTGCTGTTGACTGAAGAGAACGGGACCTACCGCATCGCCGTGGCCGACTACCTATTCAATATAAGCAACTACGGAGTTCTGGAGGTTCGAGGTAGCGGAAACGTAGTAGAATACGTCACGGCCGGGCATAAAGTTTCGTATTACCAAAGCTCCACAACTCTAGGGGGGGTCACCCTGCCCTTAAGGCTCGGCTTGATGGTAGTCGCAAACGGCTCGTCTCTCTATTTCTACTACTATGACGGCGCCCATTGGGTCCTCTACGACGTAGTTACTGTAGGAGATAGAGCTCTGAAGCTCTACGTGGGGCCCGGTCGGGAGTTAGAGTTCGTGTTGGCGGGCCCCCGCGAGGGATATACGGCGCATGTGCTCAAATGGGAAGGGAAGATGGAGCTCTATTATCACGCCGATGGGGGCTGGTACGCGCCACCCTGCGCCTATTCGGGCTCCCGTAACGCCGTGACGGCCGAAAGGACGAGCTTCGTCGAGGGCGTGTCTGAATATTACGACGGCTCTGCCGTAGTCCAGACCGCAGGGCGCTCGGATTTGGGTCCCCTGTGGACTCCTTCGGCTCTAGTCGAGCCCGTCCCGGGCGGAGTCGCGATTCTGCTCACGCCTCCAGACGGCCGTTGGGAGCTTTTTGTGAATGGCGCCAGTGTAGCGGGGCAGACCTTACAGTTGAGGCCGGGGATGTACAACATAACTGCAGTGCTGTATGCCGGCGATTTTATTGTCTATCGGCGGGTTCTCTACGTGAAGACCTCTTGA
- a CDS encoding thioredoxin family protein, which translates to MELLTVSSDSELESVISKCRVVVVFFSGRQCSVCVNFERMLRALCRNYRGICCVKAYSDVALSHVKELGVMCVPSLVGYVDGRPVAKTAGILYAPTVNMFLASLQVAYG; encoded by the coding sequence GTGGAGCTTTTGACGGTCTCTAGCGATTCGGAGCTGGAGTCTGTAATCTCTAAGTGTAGAGTCGTCGTGGTGTTTTTCAGCGGCCGTCAATGTAGTGTATGTGTAAACTTCGAGAGGATGTTGAGGGCCCTATGCCGCAACTATCGTGGAATATGTTGCGTCAAGGCATATTCCGATGTAGCTCTCAGCCACGTGAAGGAGCTCGGCGTCATGTGTGTGCCGAGCCTCGTGGGGTATGTGGACGGCAGGCCTGTAGCCAAGACAGCAGGTATCCTCTACGCCCCCACTGTTAATATGTTCCTAGCCTCCCTTCAGGTCGCGTATGGATAG
- a CDS encoding MFS transporter gives MRVLRRLYLYSALQNFANSLYSPFVSFVAASTGVPPLMLGVVSSAGTVFNNISAFLASFRRWRPLRLILAANLSSAVALALMALFAEVHAAYTAMYVIVTASLGASGYGWSLIVEQYSRKNRGISLAEFSFYSTLGGLIATLITGLLISGNPLAIKLSLEAAATLTIINTLQLYRLGIEYEEGPRASLGRISKRLLKFYLDNFAFMVTWSFAWPLFPLAQVYVFHMTGLQVAVVQIITVASNLAFQRAMGRFVDRHMRLSLFLGRATFMLWPLIYGVATNVYQIYLAYLFYGFGGSISNIAYFAYVVDNAEDKRKALGYYNLVNALGAVTGSELSSAIVAYVGSYNEEFIRRMMVGTAVARLGTSFLFLL, from the coding sequence ATGCGCGTTTTAAGGAGGCTGTACCTCTACTCGGCCCTACAGAATTTCGCAAATTCGCTCTACAGCCCCTTTGTCAGCTTCGTCGCCGCATCGACGGGAGTTCCGCCGTTGATGCTCGGCGTGGTCTCATCAGCGGGCACAGTCTTCAACAACATATCTGCCTTCCTGGCGTCGTTTAGGAGGTGGCGTCCTCTGAGGCTCATATTGGCCGCCAATTTGTCTTCGGCGGTGGCATTGGCGTTAATGGCGCTCTTCGCCGAGGTTCACGCGGCCTATACGGCCATGTACGTAATAGTCACGGCCTCCCTCGGCGCATCCGGCTACGGGTGGTCCCTAATAGTGGAGCAGTACAGCCGGAAGAATAGGGGGATTTCGCTGGCTGAGTTCTCGTTCTATTCAACGTTGGGAGGGCTAATAGCCACGTTGATCACCGGGTTGCTGATAAGCGGAAACCCCCTGGCCATCAAGTTGTCTCTAGAGGCCGCCGCTACGTTGACTATCATAAATACACTACAGCTCTATAGGCTCGGCATAGAATATGAAGAGGGGCCTAGAGCATCTCTCGGCAGGATAAGTAAAAGACTCTTGAAGTTCTATCTAGACAATTTTGCCTTCATGGTGACGTGGTCCTTCGCCTGGCCCCTCTTCCCCCTCGCGCAAGTCTACGTCTTCCATATGACCGGCCTACAGGTGGCCGTGGTGCAGATAATAACGGTCGCCTCAAATTTGGCGTTTCAGAGAGCCATGGGTCGCTTTGTGGATAGACATATGCGCCTTTCTCTATTCCTAGGGAGGGCGACCTTTATGTTATGGCCTTTGATTTACGGCGTGGCCACCAACGTCTATCAGATATATCTGGCCTATTTGTTCTACGGCTTCGGGGGCTCTATATCTAACATAGCCTATTTCGCATATGTGGTGGACAACGCAGAAGATAAAAGAAAAGCGCTTGGTTATTACAACTTGGTGAACGCCCTCGGCGCTGTTACCGGCTCGGAGCTCTCTAGCGCCATTGTGGCCTACGTTGGTAGCTACAACGAGGAGTTCATAAGGAGGATGATGGTGGGCACTGCCGTGGCGAGGCTGGGGACTTCCTTCTTGTTCCTTTTATAA
- a CDS encoding thioredoxin domain-containing protein, producing the protein MRLLALIVVVVAVAVVGGVAAYFLLSGNKSTQGGSGIAYFCAGYSPAPIQALQLVKEGQLQGSITYQGQTLCIGVKLTQSQLQYLKNITATSYLVGSKNAKVIVLEYLDATCPYCALFDYQYGALLSQYIQNGTVLYAVRYFPTHTAGFLQENQPQLFAAGVETWLALTCVYNKTGSAEFYMALDSIYRIATSYILSYLQTGNASALNVYPYVQLEYMASQYPQCRVNATSAQLVAVAQGAQNDVAAVANALGIPSNMLGTPLFIIYRS; encoded by the coding sequence ATGAGGTTATTAGCGCTTATCGTCGTGGTGGTCGCGGTGGCCGTTGTGGGCGGCGTCGCCGCGTATTTCCTCCTATCGGGCAATAAGTCTACACAGGGAGGCTCCGGCATAGCGTACTTCTGCGCCGGCTACTCGCCTGCCCCCATCCAGGCGTTGCAATTGGTAAAGGAGGGGCAACTCCAAGGCTCGATCACTTACCAAGGGCAGACTCTTTGTATTGGCGTCAAGTTGACCCAAAGCCAGTTGCAGTACCTAAAGAATATAACTGCCACTTCATATCTAGTGGGTTCGAAAAACGCCAAGGTGATAGTACTTGAATATCTAGACGCCACCTGTCCCTACTGTGCGCTTTTCGACTATCAGTACGGAGCCCTATTGAGTCAATACATCCAAAACGGGACCGTGCTGTACGCCGTTAGGTACTTCCCGACGCACACCGCCGGATTCCTACAGGAAAACCAGCCACAACTCTTCGCCGCTGGCGTCGAGACTTGGCTGGCCCTCACATGCGTCTACAACAAGACGGGGAGCGCCGAGTTCTATATGGCTCTGGACTCGATATATAGAATAGCCACGAGCTATATCTTGTCCTACCTACAGACTGGCAACGCGTCGGCCCTCAACGTATACCCCTACGTCCAATTGGAATACATGGCCTCTCAATACCCCCAGTGTAGAGTCAACGCCACTAGCGCCCAGCTGGTGGCGGTAGCGCAAGGGGCCCAAAACGACGTCGCGGCGGTCGCCAACGCCCTCGGCATACCCAGCAACATGTTGGGGACCCCCCTCTTTATTATATATAGAAGTTAA
- a CDS encoding AIR synthase family protein: MKLGKITRDVFDSVIYPRLGAKRVDVLVPPQHGVDVGAIDLGDGRVLVVKTDPVFIVPQFGLKKAAWFAVHILASDVMTSGIPPQYAAIDLNLPVSMTDEQFAEMWSGLHEAMAEIGVSVVAGHTGRYEGVDYPMLGGFTMFGVGPKERLVTTRGAKPGDQIVMTKGPAVEATALLVNFYPDFFKAKLPADIFQEAYDLYWSMSCWKDGLVASRVGVHAMHDATEGGVWGALVEIAEASGVKIEVDESKLFMKRAVAEVTRLVGIDPWSSISEGTLIIATDRGEEVVEALAREGIEAAVIGEVKAGGPGVALRRRGGGVEPIEHPREDPFWLAFSKLGQMVH, from the coding sequence ATGAAGCTAGGCAAAATCACTAGGGACGTCTTCGACTCGGTTATATATCCGAGGCTCGGCGCGAAGAGGGTCGACGTGTTGGTGCCTCCCCAACACGGCGTGGACGTCGGGGCTATCGATCTGGGCGACGGCAGGGTGTTAGTGGTCAAAACAGACCCTGTTTTCATAGTGCCGCAGTTTGGGCTCAAAAAGGCGGCGTGGTTCGCAGTACATATACTCGCAAGCGATGTGATGACCTCTGGCATACCTCCTCAATACGCCGCGATAGATCTAAACCTTCCCGTCTCCATGACGGACGAACAGTTCGCAGAGATGTGGTCCGGCCTCCACGAGGCCATGGCCGAAATAGGCGTCTCGGTGGTAGCCGGCCACACGGGCCGCTACGAGGGCGTGGACTACCCCATGTTGGGCGGATTTACCATGTTCGGGGTGGGGCCTAAGGAGAGGCTTGTGACAACCCGCGGCGCCAAGCCGGGCGACCAGATAGTGATGACGAAGGGCCCCGCCGTAGAGGCCACGGCCCTACTTGTCAACTTCTATCCTGACTTTTTCAAGGCCAAATTGCCGGCTGACATCTTCCAAGAGGCCTACGACCTCTATTGGAGTATGTCCTGCTGGAAGGACGGACTCGTGGCCTCTAGGGTCGGCGTCCACGCCATGCACGACGCGACCGAGGGGGGAGTTTGGGGCGCCTTGGTCGAAATAGCGGAGGCCAGCGGGGTCAAGATAGAGGTCGATGAGAGCAAGCTGTTCATGAAGAGGGCGGTGGCCGAAGTGACTAGACTGGTCGGGATAGACCCCTGGAGTTCTATCTCCGAGGGCACGTTAATAATCGCCACGGATAGAGGCGAGGAGGTTGTGGAGGCTCTCGCTCGGGAGGGCATCGAGGCCGCCGTAATCGGCGAGGTGAAGGCGGGCGGCCCCGGCGTGGCCCTACGGAGGAGGGGAGGCGGCGTGGAGCCCATAGAGCACCCCAGAGAGGACCCGTTTTGGCTTGCCTTCAGCAAGTTGGGGCAAATGGTGCACTAA
- a CDS encoding DsrE family protein — protein sequence MYGVIVESDEYERLYAFATYVATLVARGDRVAVFVTGRAVKAFSKEYRPKPGVPKEMDWRKILADAKELGDVKIYICETVAKAYGLSEFWLADGVGSMFSFLENVNSVVVF from the coding sequence ATGTATGGAGTCATTGTAGAGTCCGATGAATACGAGCGGCTTTACGCATTCGCGACATACGTAGCTACGTTAGTGGCCAGAGGCGACCGCGTCGCCGTGTTCGTCACGGGTCGCGCAGTCAAGGCCTTCTCTAAGGAGTACAGGCCGAAGCCCGGAGTCCCCAAGGAGATGGACTGGCGTAAAATATTGGCCGACGCTAAGGAGCTGGGCGACGTGAAGATCTACATATGTGAGACTGTCGCTAAGGCCTATGGCCTTTCGGAGTTCTGGCTGGCTGACGGCGTGGGGTCTATGTTCAGCTTCCTTGAAAACGTAAATAGCGTAGTCGTGTTTTAA
- a CDS encoding sulfurtransferase TusA family protein: MEEIDVRGKACPDPLKEVAARLAAAPQGAQFKVLTDDYTCYLMLRRLAALNDVKIIGSEEGEVFVLLLQR; encoded by the coding sequence ATGGAGGAGATAGACGTTAGGGGTAAGGCGTGCCCCGACCCGCTTAAAGAAGTCGCGGCGAGGCTGGCCGCGGCCCCTCAAGGCGCCCAGTTTAAAGTCCTAACCGACGACTATACCTGTTATTTGATGTTAAGGAGGCTCGCGGCGCTTAACGACGTGAAGATAATAGGGTCCGAGGAAGGCGAGGTCTTCGTATTGTTGCTCCAGAGATGA
- a CDS encoding GNAT family N-acetyltransferase — MIVRRAERSDVTQVVEFTRNTWEWGDYVPREFEKWVVEGTAYVAELDGVVVAAARIVKVGDSAYLQGLRVRPEYRRRGVGRAVTEFLLGEAKRLGAKTATLLVAEWNKPSLSLVEKVGFKPILSIYGGVPLPRRPDRCLEGDEALRALEEALRHTDGHACLPEDPWICIEATPQLLLQRARPCVSESLYVGRFSFGGARVDTQGDVTALRPEGFAKLYGRYVLFRYDL; from the coding sequence ATGATAGTAAGGAGGGCTGAGAGGAGCGATGTAACGCAGGTGGTTGAGTTTACGAGAAACACTTGGGAGTGGGGCGACTACGTGCCGAGAGAGTTCGAGAAGTGGGTCGTAGAGGGCACGGCGTATGTGGCGGAACTGGACGGCGTGGTCGTAGCTGCGGCAAGGATCGTCAAGGTAGGCGACTCGGCGTATCTGCAAGGACTGAGGGTCCGTCCAGAATATAGGCGTAGGGGAGTCGGCAGGGCGGTCACCGAGTTCCTGCTGGGCGAGGCCAAAAGGCTCGGCGCCAAGACGGCCACTTTGCTGGTAGCCGAATGGAACAAGCCCAGCTTGTCGCTTGTGGAGAAGGTCGGCTTTAAGCCCATCCTCTCCATATATGGAGGGGTCCCCCTGCCCAGGAGACCCGATAGGTGCTTAGAAGGCGACGAGGCCTTAAGGGCATTGGAGGAGGCCTTGAGGCATACCGACGGCCATGCCTGCCTTCCAGAAGACCCTTGGATATGTATAGAAGCCACGCCACAACTATTGCTACAAAGGGCGAGGCCATGCGTATCGGAAAGCCTATATGTAGGCCGTTTTTCTTTCGGCGGCGCCCGTGTGGATACCCAAGGCGACGTGACGGCATTAAGGCCTGAAGGCTTCGCCAAGCTGTATGGTAGATATGTACTGTTTAGGTACGACCTATGA